A stretch of DNA from Mycobacterium senriense:
CCGCGCCCTCGCGGGTGCCCAGGATGGCGGAGATCACTTGATCGGGCCCGGTCGTCGTAGCCGTGTCGTCGACGTCAGTGACGTCGAACGTGTCCTCTTCTACCGTGGCGCCGTCGGCGTATTCGCCTTCCAGCACGACCATTTGGATCGATGACGGTGCCATCGACACCCCGAGCACGATATCCAAAACAAACCCCTCCAAAGGTGTTGCACGATGAACCATGGCCAGGCGGAGGAAAAAACCACGGCTAACTAAGTATCGCGCACAACGGGAGCGTGAGAGCGCTCTAGAACCTATGTAGTCCTTATGAAGTTTTGATAGGAGCGCGACGGGGTCGGTCCTCGCTGGCCCTGATACTTCGAACCTACTTGCTTACTGCCGTAAGGGTGTTCGGCGGGACTCGTCAGCCGCAGAATGCACAGCTGACCGATCTTCATGCCCGGCCACAGGGTGATCGGCAGGTTGGCGACGTTGGACAGCTCCAGCGTGATGTGACCGCTGAAGCCGGGATCGATGAACCCCGCGGTCGAATGCGTGAGCAGGCCGAGGCGGCCCAGCGACGACTTGCCCTCCAGGCGCCCGGCGAGGTCGTCCGGCAAGGTGATCAGTTCCAGCGTCGAACCCAGCACGAATTCGCCGGGATGCAGCACGAACGGCTCGCCGGCGTCCGGTTCGACCAGGGTGGTCAGCTCGTCCTGTTGCTTGGCCGGGTCGATGTGGGTGTAGCGGGTGTTGTTGAACACCCGGAACATGCAGTCAAGCCGCACGTCGATGCTGGACGGCTGCACCAGGCCGGCTTCGAATGGCTCGATGCCGAGCCGCCCGGCGGTGATTTCGGCCCTGAGGTCGCGATCGGAGAGCAGCACGCGACGAGCCTAGCTGGCTCGCCCACGCGTTCAGCGGAGGTAGACCTCGCTGCCGGTGGGGTATCCGCCCCCGGTGGTCGTGACGTGCACGTGGTCGTAGTGGCCCAGCCGACTCGTCTGGGCTCCGTTGGGCGTGTAGTAGACGCCCCGCCAGATCGCGTCCTGGATGCCGAACCGGTTGGCGTTCTGCAGCACGTAGGCGACGATCGCATTGCCCAGCGCGATGCCCTCGGCCGACTCCGGGTTGGGAATCATCACGTCGACCGCCAGGCCTAGAGGGTGCCACGGCAACGGATCCGGGCGCACTCCCCCCATCTCATGGATCTGCGGGAAGTCGGCGGTGATGCTGCGCGCGACCAGGATCGTCCGGATCTGCATGCCCCGTTCCGGGGCGACATCGGCGGTCAGGAAACGGGCTCGGGTGTGATACCGCGAGGCCGCGGTGGGCTCGCCGTCAGGGGATCCCTTAATGAGCCGATGCGACGCCGCGGTCACGATCTGCACGCAGCATGGAGCGGTCTCGTTGATAACGGGTTTTGCCTCGGTGCGGGGCGCAGAGGGGTGGACGTCCGCGGCCACCGCGAAGAAGACAGCCGCGGGGGCGAGCACCGCTGCCAGGGCCACCGACGGTTTTCGCCGCTTCCTGGCTAATTCGTGTCGACCCACCCGGTGCACATTACGGTGCAATAACGAAATAATAAATATGAGTATGTGAATTTGTGAAAAGAATAACTCTTTCCGGCGCGACGGCGCACCGCGGGCCCTTCGCTGCGGTCGACGCGCCATCCCGACCTCTACGGCTGCCGTGGGTGCTAGCCTTCGTTGGCGACAGTGCCGATGTAGTTCAATGGCAGAACATCAGCTTCCCAAGCTGAATACGCGGGTTCGATTCCCGTCATCGGCTCCACGAAAGCCCAGCTAGGTGGCCACGCCGCCTGTGGCCTGAGCCCACGGTCAGCGCCGAACCAAAATTTCCGGGGCGTCGGCCCTGCGGCCCGGCGGGGGCGTCGCGGGCCTTCTGCGCGTCCAGAATGAGGCCACCGAGCGGGTGAACATGGTATCTGTCCACCGGGCGCTCCCAAGAGCCTCACCCCGGAACCTTCCGCACCTACGGCGTTGACCGGTTCGAACGGGTGAAGCTAGGCGTTGATGTTGACCTTCAAGTCGCTTGGACGGACACGCCATACCGCATGCGGGCGGCTGTCCATCTTGGCCTGCAGCGCGGCGAGCTCGCTCTGGAACTGCAACATGGCCGCCCTGGCGGGGTAGTCGAGCGCGACGCGATTGAAGTCGTCCATGAGGGCGCGCCGGGGCACGTTCAGGTTGTAGTTTGCGTTGACGAGGCGCTGATACACGTCCAATGGCTCAGGTTGGAAATCGTTGTATATTCGCGCCGGCTGGCGGTGTGTCCAGAGCTGGTAGTTCCACATAGAACTGCCGAGGATCTCGTGCTGCACGGTCACCAGGTACAGTTGGCCCGCCAGCATCCGCGCCAATTTGTCCCAAGTGAAATTCTGGGGGTCCACGCCAACTCCGTTGGGAACGCGCGCGTTAAGTTCCTCGAGCCAAGCCAGTGTCTCCCGGTCGCGGCGCACATTGTTGGCGCCCAACGCATTCCGTGGGAAGTAATTGTGCAGATAGTCACGCACGAAGCGGTGCATGACGTCGAACAGCGCCTCCAGGTTCCGCTGCGTCGGTGTGTCGAAGCCGGCAGCGCGCACATGACGGGACCTACCGTCCGCCTCGGGGTCATTGACGATGTGTCGATACTTCAGGTAAGTGTCGTCGAATAGGTCGCACATGCCCTTGAAAGTAAAGCTAAAGGTGGTCTCGAAGTCGCCACCGCGAACCATCTGGCCGCGGGTGACCATGTCGTTGCTCTGCTGGGTGCCGTAAATGAACGGCCACAGCAGCCTGAACACCGGGTGGTCGCGCGAGAGGTTGTTGCGCGTCGCAATCGCCAACTGAGCGCCGCCCGCCAGGTGCACCCAGTTGAAGTGGCGCACGAGCGAGAGGTGCGTCGAGGCGGCGCACAACACGATCTTGCAGGCCTGGTCCCACTGCGGATCGGTTGGTTTGACTCTTTTGCCCAGCGCGCATTCGATGCGATAGGCCTGCAGCGCACCTCGTCTGGTGTCTTCGACGAAATACACGCGCGAACCGATTTTCACTAGCCCGGGGTGGTGCTCGTATTTGTCGAGCATGCGGAGGTCCCACTCCCAAAGGGTGTTTCGGATGCGCTTGGTGTAGCAAGCGAAGGGACCGCGCACCGCCAGCGAGCCGAGGTCCGGGCTGCCCAGATACTCTGCCGGCAGTTCGGGCGCATGAAAGCGGGTGCGGCGCAGCCCTTTGAAGGCTCGGTTCAACGCCACGTGCGGGTCGGCGTCTATCCGCGGCAGGCGCGGCTGCATGGGTGAAAACGCGGTGTAGAGCCAGACCTGAACTTGATAAGCCTTAGTGTTACGCCACGACCTCTCATCCCTTGGGATGTCGGCGCGCGGGCAAACCATCACGTTGCGTAGCGGCACCTCGGGAATCGCGTCGATCATCGGCTTTGGATGGATACGGCGCTGCCTGGCCGGGGGCGACGGGATGTCGAGCGGCTTACTGGCGGCGAATTTCAACCAGGCTATGAAGTCCCAGAATCCACGCCGCACGAACCACCTCAGCATTAGCGCTCCCGAATTTGGTCAGGCATGGCGATACGCGTCGCCGCGCGAAGGGTCATGCTTCAATTCAGCGTCCCACTCGCGCAGTGGGTGGCGGTCCAGATCCAGCTCAGGCCCCTCGTCCCAGGGCTCGAAAGCGTTCTTGATGTTGGCCAGGCCAGTGTCGGCGAGCTCAGGATAGTGGCGCAGAATCACGGTTTTGAGGTCGGTCTGGTCGACCCAGCGCAGGCCTTCCGGGGTGTAGACGTCCTCGTTGTAACAGTCGGTGTAGAAACGGTCGGCCTGCAGCCGGCGGCTGGCGTTAAGAATGAAGATCTGGAACAAGGTCTCGCCGAACCCGAAGCCACTGGGCCGGCGGCCTTCGGCCAGCGTGCCAACCAGCAGGTCGAGGTCCTCCACCTTGTCCGGATTGTCGCCGTACACGGACCTCAGG
This window harbors:
- the dcd gene encoding dCTP deaminase → MLLSDRDLRAEITAGRLGIEPFEAGLVQPSSIDVRLDCMFRVFNNTRYTHIDPAKQQDELTTLVEPDAGEPFVLHPGEFVLGSTLELITLPDDLAGRLEGKSSLGRLGLLTHSTAGFIDPGFSGHITLELSNVANLPITLWPGMKIGQLCILRLTSPAEHPYGSKQVGSKYQGQRGPTPSRSYQNFIRTT